In Spirosoma aureum, a single genomic region encodes these proteins:
- a CDS encoding penicillin-binding protein 1A, translated as MSEYRERFRAVRHAFGAFRRRIRQRRAQFGDVRRGVGRHIYRQTARIAGEERVNSWVTAYRDYRGRLRSFIHQYIDPDAWYYPYLKYGIKGGLTAALALGLYVFMLNYNFLYLTGEMPSVEELKNPKLNQSSEIYSQDGVMIGKFYAENRTPIKYENIPKQLINALIATEDVRFYEHGGVDPRAIGRAVFTLGRDGGGSTITQQLAKNLFKTRRKTRSGLLTRIPFIRKIIYKSKEWLMALKLERNFSKEEIITYYFNTVDFGSNAFGLKTAARTFFNKAPDSLNVQEGAVLVGLQKATTSYNPLKNPERSKERRNIVLGQMAKYNYLTKAQADSISTLPLGTDFTPENPYSGPASYLKNAVQDYVKKWGEENGYDLYTDGLRIITTVDSRMQKYAEDATSEKMKQLQRTFDNHWRGRNPWTDEDGNELPGFIDSVAKRTERYKTLSRRFMPLYPDSIMYYMKNVKYKMRVFSWTSKRGYDSTQMTPYDSIAYYKHFLQSGMVAMDPHTGYIRAWVGGLDYDYFKYDHVKQGKRQPGSTFKPFVYTAAIDDSLVNLSPCDRIEDRPFRKEFINAEGKEDVWEPRNSTGYYTYSNMTLRRALARSVNSITAQLTDRVTPERVAQYAHRMGIKSKLDAVPSIGLGSSDVSLYELVGAYCTFINDGEAIDPMIVQRIEDRDGNVIETFSSKKKRAISPESAFLMRYMLQGGLQESGGTSQNLWSFELFRNHNEMGAKTGTTSNNSDGWFVGVSDKLVVGAWVGGDDRSIHFRSTDLGEGAKTALPLVGRFLEKVYADPKFKSLQGPFPKPAFSISKNYLNCGPSDDEETTEATDSTAIGEPGDSTFVPTTPAPAEPTVPPDTTGTQL; from the coding sequence ATGAGTGAATATAGGGAGCGATTCCGCGCCGTCCGGCACGCGTTTGGAGCGTTTCGGCGACGAATTCGACAACGCCGGGCGCAATTTGGCGATGTCAGACGCGGAGTCGGTCGACACATCTATCGGCAAACCGCACGAATCGCCGGTGAAGAACGGGTTAATTCATGGGTCACAGCTTACCGCGATTATCGTGGTCGTCTGCGCTCATTTATCCATCAGTACATTGATCCGGATGCCTGGTATTATCCATACCTGAAATATGGAATCAAAGGTGGATTAACGGCAGCACTGGCTTTGGGTCTTTATGTGTTCATGCTCAACTACAATTTCTTGTACCTGACCGGCGAAATGCCCAGTGTAGAGGAGTTGAAAAACCCAAAGCTGAATCAGTCGTCGGAGATTTATTCGCAGGATGGCGTAATGATCGGGAAGTTTTATGCCGAAAACCGGACTCCGATCAAATACGAGAACATTCCGAAACAGTTGATCAATGCCCTGATTGCCACCGAAGATGTGCGTTTCTACGAGCATGGGGGCGTTGACCCCAGGGCAATTGGCCGCGCTGTATTTACATTAGGGCGCGATGGGGGCGGTTCGACAATCACGCAACAGTTAGCCAAAAACCTCTTCAAGACCCGCCGGAAAACCCGGTCAGGTCTGCTGACCCGGATTCCGTTTATCCGCAAGATTATTTACAAGTCGAAAGAGTGGCTGATGGCACTTAAGCTGGAGCGAAACTTTTCGAAAGAGGAAATTATTACCTACTATTTCAATACGGTAGACTTCGGCAGCAATGCGTTTGGTCTGAAAACCGCTGCCCGAACATTTTTCAACAAAGCGCCAGATAGCCTCAACGTGCAGGAAGGAGCCGTGCTGGTCGGATTACAGAAAGCCACAACAAGTTACAATCCACTTAAGAACCCTGAACGCTCGAAAGAACGCCGAAACATTGTTCTGGGGCAGATGGCAAAGTACAACTACCTGACCAAAGCGCAGGCAGACTCGATTAGTACTTTACCGTTAGGAACGGACTTCACGCCCGAAAATCCGTATTCAGGTCCAGCCAGCTACCTGAAAAATGCCGTTCAGGATTATGTGAAGAAATGGGGAGAAGAAAACGGTTATGACCTCTACACCGATGGGCTGCGCATCATTACGACCGTGGATTCGCGCATGCAGAAATACGCGGAAGATGCGACCAGTGAAAAAATGAAGCAGTTGCAGCGGACATTCGATAACCATTGGCGGGGCCGAAATCCGTGGACCGACGAAGATGGAAATGAGCTTCCAGGCTTTATTGATTCGGTAGCTAAACGCACAGAACGATACAAAACACTCAGCCGTCGTTTCATGCCACTGTACCCCGACTCGATCATGTACTACATGAAAAATGTGAAGTACAAAATGAGAGTTTTTAGCTGGACCAGCAAGCGTGGCTATGACTCCACCCAGATGACACCCTATGATTCCATAGCCTACTATAAACATTTTTTACAGTCAGGCATGGTCGCGATGGACCCCCACACAGGTTATATCCGGGCGTGGGTTGGTGGATTAGATTACGATTATTTCAAATATGACCACGTTAAGCAGGGAAAACGGCAACCGGGTTCAACCTTCAAACCGTTTGTTTATACCGCTGCCATCGATGACTCACTGGTCAATTTAAGTCCGTGCGACCGAATTGAGGATAGACCCTTTCGCAAGGAGTTTATCAACGCCGAAGGAAAAGAAGATGTGTGGGAACCACGCAACTCGACGGGTTATTATACCTATTCCAACATGACCTTGCGTCGGGCTTTGGCCCGTTCTGTGAACTCAATCACGGCACAGCTAACAGACCGGGTTACGCCGGAACGAGTGGCCCAGTATGCCCATCGAATGGGGATTAAAAGCAAGCTGGATGCGGTGCCATCTATCGGCCTGGGGTCATCGGACGTATCGCTTTATGAGCTTGTTGGCGCCTATTGTACGTTTATCAACGATGGTGAAGCGATCGACCCAATGATTGTGCAGCGTATTGAAGATCGGGATGGCAACGTTATTGAAACGTTCTCGTCCAAAAAGAAACGGGCTATAAGTCCCGAGTCGGCGTTTCTGATGCGGTATATGCTACAGGGCGGCTTACAGGAATCGGGGGGCACATCACAAAACCTGTGGTCATTTGAGCTATTCAGAAACCACAATGAAATGGGTGCAAAAACGGGTACAACCTCCAATAACTCCGACGGCTGGTTTGTTGGTGTATCCGACAAATTGGTAGTGGGAGCCTGGGTCGGTGGCGACGACCGGAGCATTCACTTTCGCTCAACGGACCTCGGCGAAGGGGCTAAAACAGCTTTACCTCTTGTCGGTCGATTCCTGGAAAAAGTCTATGCTGATCCTAAATTTAAGAGTTTGCAGGGGCCCTTCCCAAAACCAGCGTTCTCGATTTCAAAGAATTATCTGAATTGCGGCCCGTCTGACGACGAAGAAACCACCGAAGCCACTGACTCAACTGCTATCGGTGAACCAGGGGATTCTACCTTCGTACCAACGACACCCGCCCCTGCAGAGCCAACCGTTCCGCCCGACACAACAGGAACCCAGCTTTAA
- the msrB gene encoding peptide-methionine (R)-S-oxide reductase MsrB codes for MKNTLLLLLPAWLLTGFIYLGTCTSSASNQTVDQSKRLVDEKPPGGRKVVKTDAEWKKILTPDQYAVLREHGTERAFTSPLNDIHDHGVFYCAACHNPLFSSDTKFNSGTGWPSFYAPIAKNAVKDASDKSYGMVRTEVLCTVCGGHLGHVFDDGPKPTGLRYCMNGVAMTFEKK; via the coding sequence ATGAAAAATACCCTGCTTTTGTTATTGCCAGCCTGGCTTTTAACAGGCTTCATTTATCTAGGCACCTGTACGTCCAGCGCATCGAACCAAACGGTTGATCAATCGAAGCGCCTTGTCGATGAGAAACCGCCGGGCGGTCGGAAGGTCGTTAAAACGGACGCAGAATGGAAGAAAATCCTGACACCCGATCAATACGCTGTTCTGCGCGAACACGGTACGGAAAGAGCCTTTACCAGCCCGTTAAATGATATCCACGATCATGGCGTTTTTTACTGCGCAGCCTGCCACAATCCGCTTTTTTCGTCAGATACGAAGTTTAACTCCGGCACAGGCTGGCCGAGCTTTTATGCACCCATTGCCAAGAACGCGGTTAAAGATGCCAGCGACAAAAGTTATGGTATGGTCCGGACAGAAGTTCTTTGTACTGTTTGTGGTGGCCATTTGGGCCATGTGTTCGATGATGGCCCGAAGCCAACAGGTCTGCGTTACTGCATGAACGGTGTAGCCATGACATTTGAAAAGAAATAA
- a CDS encoding anti-sigma factor, with the protein MNIPEYLASGILESYVMGAVSDQERREVNCLASIYPEIQQELDQLSLSIENYALLHSVEPPAELKSKIMAQLSFEKTAEPIIRPMPVDLTKDRPTFKTTWVVAASVGLLLLGFSFFLLSQLRSGQETLAQLQSANGSLQKELSQYKERQAENEQALALFKQSGTRTLELRGNEKAPNGDMLVFWNAKTHQVAVEVRSLPPLRPDQQYQLWSLVGGKPVDAGVFEANSASKYLQQLNRPIDRADAFAVTVEKRGGSPTPTLTTLLAMATVDA; encoded by the coding sequence ATGAATATACCGGAGTATTTAGCGTCTGGCATCCTGGAATCTTACGTTATGGGCGCGGTGAGCGACCAGGAACGGCGTGAGGTTAACTGTCTGGCGTCTATTTACCCTGAGATCCAACAGGAACTGGATCAATTAAGTCTTTCGATCGAAAACTACGCCTTATTACATAGTGTTGAGCCACCTGCCGAGCTAAAATCAAAGATAATGGCTCAGCTTTCGTTTGAGAAAACTGCCGAGCCGATTATTCGGCCCATGCCTGTTGACCTGACCAAAGATCGCCCAACCTTCAAAACAACCTGGGTCGTTGCGGCTTCTGTAGGTTTATTACTGCTTGGTTTTTCGTTTTTCCTGTTGTCGCAACTACGATCTGGTCAGGAGACACTGGCTCAGTTACAATCAGCCAATGGATCGCTTCAAAAGGAACTCAGTCAATATAAAGAACGACAGGCTGAAAATGAACAGGCTCTGGCTTTGTTTAAACAGTCAGGCACGCGTACACTTGAATTACGTGGCAACGAAAAAGCGCCCAATGGCGATATGCTGGTATTCTGGAATGCCAAAACCCATCAGGTAGCCGTTGAGGTCCGATCACTTCCTCCCTTGCGACCTGATCAGCAGTATCAGCTGTGGTCACTCGTAGGCGGAAAGCCGGTCGATGCCGGTGTATTTGAAGCCAATAGCGCGAGTAAGTACCTTCAACAGCTCAATCGCCCGATCGACCGTGCCGACGCCTTTGCTGTAACAGTCGAAAAACGGGGCGGTAGCCCAACGCCAACGCTGACAACGTTGTTGGCCATGGCAACAGTAGATGCCTGA
- a CDS encoding RNA polymerase sigma factor — MKRQSSLVSESVLIEKLTRRDEQAFHWLYDQYSPALYGVVLRIVRDDEHAQDLVQDIFVKIWKNLDAYDPSKGRLFTWMLNVARNTAIDALRARKTQPSPSNAIRTDEENVHIVDRQHNTEQPNPEHIGIKEVVSQLRPERRQLIDLVYFGGYTHEEAADELNLPLGTVKTRIRAALQELKQLFKS; from the coding sequence GTGAAACGTCAGTCATCTTTAGTATCGGAAAGTGTCTTAATCGAGAAGCTTACCAGGCGCGATGAGCAGGCTTTCCATTGGCTGTACGACCAATATTCGCCCGCTCTCTATGGAGTTGTGTTACGCATCGTTCGCGACGATGAACACGCTCAGGACCTTGTACAGGACATTTTTGTAAAAATCTGGAAAAACCTTGATGCTTACGACCCTAGTAAAGGCCGGTTATTTACATGGATGCTGAATGTAGCCCGTAATACGGCCATTGATGCGCTTCGTGCCAGAAAAACGCAGCCATCCCCCTCCAACGCAATCCGAACCGACGAAGAGAACGTACATATTGTTGATCGTCAGCACAACACTGAGCAGCCTAATCCCGAACACATCGGGATCAAGGAAGTTGTGAGTCAACTCCGGCCTGAACGCAGGCAGTTGATCGATCTGGTTTACTTCGGCGGTTATACGCACGAAGAAGCCGCCGATGAATTGAATTTACCCCTCGGAACAGTAAAAACCAGAATTCGTGCCGCGTTGCAGGAATTAAAACAATTATTTAAGTCATGA
- a CDS encoding GH92 family glycosyl hydrolase, which translates to MKKHLYLLSWLAISVAAYAQPASPKPDWVELVNPLIGTDSKPSLSNGNTYPAIALPWGMNFWMPQTGKMGNGWAYTYSADKIRGFKQTHQPSPWMNDYGQFSLMPMTGKLRIDEDERASWYSHKAEAAKPYYYSVYLADHDVTTEIAPTERAASFRFTFPKTDSSFVVIDAFDKGSFVKVIPKERKIIGYTTRNSGGVPANFKNYFVIYFDKPFASAQTWHEKKLAKDTLELTSNHVGAAIGFKTAKGEQVLARVASSFISVEQAEQNLKELGNDAFDSVKQKAKEAWNKELGRIQVEGGSLAQTQTFYSCLYRSLLFPRKFYELDASQKVVHYSPYNGQVLPGYMFTDTGFWDTFRSMFPFLNLMYPSLNAHMQEGLANAYKEGGWLPEWASPGLRSVMVGSNSASVIADAYLKGGRGYDINALYEAVLKNSENEGPMDAVGRRGVKFYNELGYVPYDVKINENAARTLEYAYDDFAIYQLAKALKRPQAEIDRFAKRCQNYRNLFDKQSGLMRGKNQDGSFQSPFNPFKWGDAFTEGNSWHYTWSVFHDVQGLISMMGGREKFVNKLDSVFTMPPVYDESYYRSVIHEIREMQIANMGQYAHGNQPIQHMIYLYNYAGEPWKAQYWLREVMNRLYLPTPDGYCGDEDNGQTSAWYVFTAMGFYPVCPATDQYVLGAPLFKKVTATLENGKQITINAPANSASNRYIKAMRLNGKPYSKNWLSHQGLTAGATIDIDMSVIPNKQRGTQTNEFPYSFSTSEIK; encoded by the coding sequence ATGAAAAAACACCTTTATCTGCTGAGCTGGTTAGCTATTTCGGTTGCCGCCTATGCTCAGCCAGCCAGCCCTAAACCCGATTGGGTCGAGTTGGTAAACCCACTCATCGGTACCGATTCGAAACCAAGTTTATCGAACGGGAATACCTATCCGGCCATTGCGCTACCCTGGGGTATGAATTTCTGGATGCCGCAAACGGGCAAAATGGGTAACGGGTGGGCCTATACGTATTCGGCGGATAAAATCCGGGGTTTCAAACAAACGCACCAGCCTTCGCCCTGGATGAACGATTATGGCCAGTTCTCGCTCATGCCCATGACAGGCAAATTGCGGATCGACGAAGACGAACGAGCCAGCTGGTACTCGCACAAAGCCGAAGCTGCCAAACCCTACTACTACAGCGTCTATCTGGCCGACCATGATGTGACAACCGAAATTGCACCGACCGAGCGGGCTGCCAGTTTCCGGTTTACCTTCCCCAAAACGGATAGCTCCTTTGTTGTCATCGATGCCTTCGATAAGGGTTCTTTCGTTAAAGTGATTCCGAAAGAACGTAAGATCATCGGCTACACAACCCGAAACAGTGGTGGCGTTCCGGCAAACTTCAAAAATTACTTCGTCATCTACTTCGATAAGCCATTTGCATCGGCTCAGACCTGGCATGAAAAAAAACTGGCGAAAGACACACTTGAGCTTACATCCAATCATGTGGGCGCGGCCATTGGTTTTAAAACAGCCAAAGGCGAACAGGTCCTGGCTCGCGTTGCTTCTTCGTTCATCAGTGTCGAACAGGCCGAACAGAATCTGAAAGAGCTGGGCAACGATGCCTTCGATTCGGTTAAGCAAAAAGCAAAAGAGGCCTGGAATAAAGAACTCGGCAGGATTCAGGTAGAAGGAGGTTCGCTCGCCCAGACACAGACGTTTTACTCCTGCCTGTACCGTTCGTTACTCTTTCCCCGGAAGTTTTATGAGCTCGATGCCAGTCAGAAGGTGGTTCATTACAGTCCCTACAATGGCCAGGTATTACCCGGTTACATGTTTACAGATACGGGCTTCTGGGATACGTTCCGATCGATGTTCCCGTTTCTGAACCTGATGTATCCGTCTCTGAACGCGCACATGCAGGAAGGGCTGGCGAATGCCTACAAAGAGGGTGGCTGGCTACCCGAATGGGCTAGTCCGGGTCTGCGTAGTGTGATGGTTGGTTCCAATTCGGCATCGGTCATTGCGGATGCGTACCTGAAGGGCGGTCGCGGCTACGACATCAATGCGCTCTACGAAGCAGTTCTGAAGAATTCAGAGAATGAAGGCCCAATGGACGCTGTCGGTCGTCGGGGGGTTAAATTCTACAACGAGTTGGGCTATGTACCCTATGACGTAAAAATTAACGAAAATGCCGCCCGAACGCTAGAATATGCCTACGATGACTTCGCCATTTATCAGTTAGCAAAAGCCCTGAAACGCCCTCAGGCCGAAATTGACCGTTTTGCTAAACGTTGCCAGAACTACCGTAATCTGTTTGATAAGCAAAGTGGTCTGATGCGGGGTAAAAATCAGGATGGTTCGTTTCAGTCGCCGTTTAATCCGTTCAAATGGGGAGATGCGTTTACCGAAGGAAACAGCTGGCATTATACCTGGTCAGTTTTCCACGATGTACAGGGATTGATCAGTATGATGGGCGGTCGTGAGAAATTCGTAAACAAGCTCGATTCGGTATTTACCATGCCACCCGTATATGATGAGAGCTACTACCGAAGCGTAATTCACGAAATTCGGGAAATGCAGATCGCAAACATGGGCCAGTACGCTCATGGAAACCAGCCAATTCAGCACATGATCTACCTATACAACTACGCCGGAGAGCCCTGGAAAGCCCAGTACTGGCTTCGTGAGGTCATGAATCGCCTGTATCTGCCAACGCCGGATGGCTACTGTGGGGACGAAGATAATGGACAGACTTCGGCCTGGTATGTCTTTACGGCTATGGGTTTCTATCCGGTATGCCCAGCTACTGATCAGTATGTACTGGGAGCTCCATTGTTCAAAAAGGTTACGGCAACCCTCGAAAATGGAAAACAGATTACCATAAATGCGCCGGCTAACAGCGCGTCTAATCGTTATATCAAGGCCATGCGGCTGAATGGTAAGCCATATAGTAAAAACTGGTTAAGCCATCAGGGATTGACAGCGGGTGCAACGATTGATATAGACATGTCGGTAATCCCAAATAAGCAGCGGGGAACTCAAACAAATGAGTTCCCCTACTCGTTCTCTACGAGTGAAATCAAGTAA
- a CDS encoding RagB/SusD family nutrient uptake outer membrane protein, whose protein sequence is MRKYIKSISQTIAGGALMLSLFGCTDYLQEVNKSNFTQDSYFTSASQAQSAINGLYAGLGMFNTDNGYGERPWVSLELINGHASTLGQSFYNSQFINQTADAANPPFKTIWQTSYNTIGSANLAIQRIPAISMDEPLKKSLLGQAYFMRAFFYYHLVRLYGDVPLITTPIDASSADLYPTRASQEDVYKLIVSDLTTAEQAGLPVADQTGRITVGAVKSLLASVYLTMAGYPLQKTENYALAAAKAKEVLDSKVYSLFTSYDYLHDNAHKNQSEFILQAQYATGIVNNSISALIIPYFARISVYGDEYGALIPTEGFYNTHESGDLRAQERQFYFTEYPSITDTTKIVKFGVHALYKYFQKESALNRNVNTDENWTLLRLPEVMLIYAEASNEVSGPTQAAYDQVNTIRTRAQLKPLSGLSKEQFREAIWKERYHELAYENKAYFDTQRTRKVYDVVNNRMVDAIGFKNESGATFTEKYLLWGIPQYEINNNKKLTQNKGW, encoded by the coding sequence ATGAGAAAGTACATAAAATCAATCAGTCAGACAATAGCCGGTGGAGCGCTGATGCTCAGCCTGTTTGGCTGTACGGATTATTTGCAGGAAGTCAACAAATCCAACTTCACGCAGGACAGTTATTTTACATCCGCCAGTCAGGCACAGTCAGCTATCAATGGGCTATATGCTGGTTTGGGAATGTTCAATACGGACAATGGATACGGTGAACGGCCGTGGGTATCGTTGGAATTGATCAACGGTCACGCGTCAACGTTGGGCCAAAGTTTTTACAATAGCCAGTTTATCAACCAGACAGCCGATGCAGCTAACCCGCCGTTCAAAACCATCTGGCAAACCAGCTACAACACCATTGGAAGCGCGAACCTGGCCATTCAGCGAATTCCGGCCATTTCGATGGATGAACCGCTGAAAAAATCATTGCTTGGGCAGGCGTATTTCATGCGGGCTTTCTTCTACTATCACCTGGTACGGCTTTACGGTGATGTGCCCCTGATTACAACACCCATTGATGCATCCAGCGCCGATCTGTATCCAACTCGGGCATCGCAGGAAGATGTCTATAAGCTAATCGTCAGCGATCTGACTACAGCGGAACAGGCCGGACTTCCCGTTGCTGATCAGACGGGACGCATTACGGTTGGTGCCGTTAAATCACTGCTGGCCAGCGTTTACCTGACGATGGCTGGCTATCCATTGCAGAAAACAGAAAACTATGCTTTGGCCGCAGCGAAGGCGAAGGAAGTACTCGATTCGAAAGTTTATTCGCTGTTTACGTCCTACGACTATTTGCACGATAATGCGCACAAAAATCAGAGCGAATTTATTTTGCAGGCCCAATACGCAACGGGTATCGTGAACAACTCGATTAGTGCATTGATTATTCCTTACTTCGCCCGGATCTCGGTATATGGCGACGAATATGGTGCCCTTATCCCGACGGAAGGTTTCTACAATACGCACGAGTCGGGTGATCTGCGTGCCCAGGAGCGGCAGTTCTATTTTACCGAATATCCATCTATCACGGATACGACCAAGATTGTTAAGTTTGGGGTTCATGCGCTTTACAAATATTTCCAGAAGGAAAGCGCTCTGAATCGTAATGTCAATACTGATGAGAACTGGACGTTACTGCGTTTACCGGAAGTCATGCTGATTTATGCCGAAGCCTCAAACGAAGTGAGCGGACCAACACAAGCTGCTTACGATCAAGTGAATACGATCCGGACGCGGGCGCAATTGAAGCCGCTATCGGGTTTGAGCAAAGAACAGTTCCGGGAAGCCATCTGGAAAGAACGCTACCACGAACTGGCCTACGAAAACAAGGCGTATTTCGATACGCAGCGCACCCGGAAAGTGTATGATGTGGTCAATAACAGGATGGTAGATGCGATCGGCTTTAAAAACGAGAGCGGTGCTACATTCACTGAGAAATACCTGCTGTGGGGTATTCCTCAGTATGAGATCAACAACAACAAAAAGCTTACTCAGAACAAAGGCTGGTAG